A stretch of Lathyrus oleraceus cultivar Zhongwan6 chromosome 6, CAAS_Psat_ZW6_1.0, whole genome shotgun sequence DNA encodes these proteins:
- the LOC127095216 gene encoding MYB-like transcription factor EOBII, with the protein MYWRGVMAGQIGHGIMEEDVWRKGPWTSEEDRLLIEYVRLHGEGRWNSVARLTGLKRNGKSCRLRWVNYLRPDLKKSQITSQEENIILELHARWGNRWSTIARSLPGRTDNEIKNYWRTHFKKKAKNPSDSAEKAKNRILRKQLFHQQQQQQLNHQQQQQLQFNMDMKGLMSLFEENNNNLRQEMLNNMCPNTREEQQGNFMVNGNYCVPDSSADDNLWDGLWNLDDVNGNFSNKTGLYNLVEEIYN; encoded by the exons ATGTATTGGCGTGGAGTTATGGCTGGCCAAATTGGTCATGGTATCATGGAGGAAGATGTATGGAGAAAAGGACCATGGACTTCTGAGGAAGATAGGTTGCTAATTGAGTATGTTAGGCTGCATGGCGAAGGTAGATGGAACTCCGTTGCTAGACTTACAG GATTGAAAAGGAATGGAAAGAGTTGCAGATTGAGATGGGTGAATTATCTTAGACCAGATCTCAAAAAGAGTCAAATAACATCACAAGAAGAGAACATAATTCTAGAGTTGCATGCTAGATGGGGAAACAG GTGGTCAACAATTGCAAGAAGCTTACCGGGAAGAACAGACAATGAGATAAAGAATTACTGGCGGACTCATTTCAAGAAAAAGGCAAAAAATCCGTCCGATTCTGCCGAAAAGGCGAAAAACCGAATCCTTAGGAAGCAGTTATTtcatcagcaacaacaacaacagttaaaccatcagcagcaacaacaacttCAATTCAACATGGACATGAAAGGTCTCATGTCCTTGTTTGAGGAAAATAATAATAATCTTAGACAAGAAATGTTGAACAATATGTGTCCAAACACAAGAGAAGAACAACAAGGAAACTTTATGGTGAATGGAAATTATTGTGTACCAGATTCTTCAGCAGATGATAATTTGTGGGATGGTCTGTGGAATTTGGATGATGTTAATGGAAATTTCAGTAACAAAACTGGTTTATATAATTTGGTTGAGGAGATTTATAATTAA